The Sinomicrobium kalidii region TCACCAATTATGCGGAAAGTACCGCTTTGAGGACTGCCGATAAAAACAAGCAGTATTTGGCTTACGGCATTTATATTTTAGCCGAGGCCTTTATTTTTGTGCCTTTGATTTATATCGCTGCATATTATCTGGAGTCCGGGCCGGAAATACTTAATCAGGCCGCTATAGTGACCCTTGCCTTGTTTACCGGATTATCCGCCATAGTTTTTCTGACCAGGAAGGATTTCTCATTCCTGAAAACCGGATTGGTCATCGGTTTTTTTATTGCTATCGGATTGATTATTGCCGGGACGATCTTCGGATTTAACCTCGGTCTTTGGTTTTCGGTCGGAATGTGTTTATTGGCGGGCGGAGCCATACTTTACCAAACTTCAAATCTGGTGAATAAATACGGCAAAGAAGATTATATCCCCGCAGCAATAGGATTATTTGCATCTCTTATGTTGTTGTTCTGGTACGTACTCCGGATTTTTTCGCGGGATTAATTTTCCGGCAATGCAATAGATTGTGCAGGAATATGTTGTAAAATCCTTCAAGTTGTGTATTTATTATACATAAAACGAATTGTTTCACACCGAATAATTACACACTTTACTGAGCTGTATTTTTTTGTTTGATTGTAAGTATCTGTTAACCAGTATATTGATTTTTGTTGTTAATACTGGCATTAAAATTTCAGTATTTAAAGCACAAGACAGACACTAAGTTTAACTTTAAAATTTTACAATCATGAAAAAATTATTTGTAGCAGCAGTTTT contains the following coding sequences:
- a CDS encoding Bax inhibitor-1/YccA family protein → MENQIQDKIMLSDLTLADRAAFYKKTYAHVAGGVLAFILFEYLLLQSETIVQFALSMTEGYRWLLMLGGFMFITNYAESTALRTADKNKQYLAYGIYILAEAFIFVPLIYIAAYYLESGPEILNQAAIVTLALFTGLSAIVFLTRKDFSFLKTGLVIGFFIAIGLIIAGTIFGFNLGLWFSVGMCLLAGGAILYQTSNLVNKYGKEDYIPAAIGLFASLMLLFWYVLRIFSRD